The following coding sequences are from one Capsicum annuum cultivar UCD-10X-F1 chromosome 3, UCD10Xv1.1, whole genome shotgun sequence window:
- the LOC107862602 gene encoding D-3-phosphoglycerate dehydrogenase 3, chloroplastic has translation MAASASSTVLFSSKSSRASLSWKNQLSSTSAFTISGFSLCRRPHRHSQRFIVLSMDSKPTVLVAEKLGEAGLKLLKEFANVDCSYNLSPEELCTKISLCDALVVRSGTKVTREIFESSGGRLKVVGRAGVGIDNVDLAAATEHGCLVVNAPTANTVAAAEHGIALLTAMARNVAQADASIKAGKWLRNKYVGVSLVGKTLAVMGFGKVGSEVARRAKGLGMHVIAHDPYAAADRARAIGVELVSFDEALASADFISLHMPLTPATKKILNDETFAKMKKGVRIVNVARGGVIDEEALVRALDAGIVAQAALDVFTEEPPPQDSKLIQHENVTATPHLGASTTEAQEGVAIEVAEAVVGALKGELSATAVNAPMVPAEVLTELKPFVVLAEKLGRLAVQLVAGGSGVKSVKVKYGSARAPDDLDTRLLRAMITKGMIEPISSVFINLVNADFTAKQRGLQISEERILLDGSPESPIEFIQVQIANVESKFASAISDSGEIRVEGRVKDGVPHLTKVGSFEVDVSLEGSIILCSQVDQPGMIGKVGSVLGEENVNVSFMSVGRIAPRKQAVMAIGVDEQPSKDSLKKIGEIPAIQEFVFLGL, from the exons CCCTCTGCCGTAGGCCCCACCGTCACTCTCAACGCTTCATCGTTTTATCAATGGACTCTAAACCTACAGTTCTCGTTGCCGAAAAACTAGGCGAAGCAGGACTAAAACTGTTGAAGGAATTCGCTAACGTTGATTGCTCGTATAACTTGAGCCCTGAGGAACTGTGCACGAAGATCTCACTCTGTGATGCCTTGGTTGTGCGGAGCGGAACAAAGGTGACTCGTGAGATCTTTGAATCTTCCGGTGGACGGTTGAAAGTTGTGGGACGTGCTGGTGTTGGGATTGATAATGTTGATCTTGCGGCGGCAACTGAACATGGATGCCTTGTGGTTAATGCGCCTACTGCTAATACTGTTGCAGCTGCTGAACATGGGATCGCGCTTCTTACTGCTATGGCGAGGAATGTTGCTCAAGCTGATGCTTCTATTAAAGCTG GGAAGTGGTTGCGGAACAAATATGTTGGTGTATCCCTAGTTGGCAAGACACTTGCTGTTATGGGTTTTGGGAAGGTTGGATCAGAAGTTGCAAGGCGAGCTAAGGGGCTTGGCATGCATGTCATTGCCCATGACCCATATGCCGCTGCTGACCGTGCACGTGCTATTGGTGTGGAGCTTGTGAGCTTTGATGAAGCCCTTGCTTCTGCAGATTTCATCTCACTTCACATGCCGCTGACCCCTGCTACAAAGAAGATCCTAAATGATGAAACTTTTGCAAAGATGAAAAAGGGTGTACGGATTGTGAATGTTGCTCGTGGGGGCGTGATTGATGAAGAAGCGTTGGTGAGGGCACTTGATGCAGGCATTGTGGCACAG GCTGCACTTGATGTTTTCACTGAAGAGCCGCCACCACAGGATAGCAAGTTGATTCAACATGAGAATGTGACTGCAACTCCACATCTTGGTGCTAGTACTACAGAGGCTCAG GAAGGTGTGGCCATTGAGGTCGCTGAAGCAGTTGTTGGCGCTTTGAAAGGGGAGCTCTCAGCTACTGCTGTCAATGCACCTATGGTTCCTGCTGAG GTGTTAACAGAGCTGAAGCCTTTCGTCGTACTTGCTGAAAAACTTGGTCGACTTGCTGTCCAGCTTGTTGCCGGTGGAAGTGGAGTGAAATCAGTGAAAGTAAAATATGGTTCAGCTAGAGCACCTGATGATCTTGACACAAGATTGCTTCGTGCCATGATAACTAAAGGCATGATTGAGCCTATTTCCAGTGTTTTCATTAACTTGGTTAATGCAGATTTCACCGCTAAACAAAGGGGATTACAAATATCTGAAGAACGGATTCTCCTAGATGGTTCACCAGAAAGTCCAATTGAGTTCATTCAGGTTCAGATAGCCAATGTGGAATCCAAGTTTGCCAGTGCTATTTCTGATTCAGGAGAGATTAGAGTGGAAGGTAGAGTGAAGGATGGAGTTCCTCATTTGACAAAAGTTGGATCTTTTGAAGTGGATGTGAGCTTGGAAGGCAGTATCATTCTTTGCAGCCAGGTTGATCAACCAGGAATGATTGGAAAAGTGGGTAGCGTCTTGGGTGAGGAGAATGTGAATGTCAGCTTCATGAGTGTTGGAAGGATTGCTCCTAGAAAGCAAGCTGTTATGGCTATTGGGGTGGATGAACAACCCAGCAAGGACTCACTGAAGAAGATTGGCGAAATTCCTGCCATCCAGGAATTTGTTTTCCTTGGATTATAG